From a region of the Halomonas sp. HL-93 genome:
- the nosP gene encoding nitric oxide-sensing protein NosP, translated as MITYPANHGTVVVASRSANAKQAVQALAEGLSHDHLGGIIFFCSAEYDLEGLAAALVSAFPTVTVSGCTTAGEITPQGYDRGSIVAIGFDRRVFALETALVDDLDRFALSDAQPLVDGLIERCRRQALAPVNEHSFALTLLDGLSSREEQVLATLDAALGRIPSFGGSAGDDNHLAHTHVYARGRFHSRAAVVVMINTCLPFEVFSTHHLMPLSHKLVVTEADRERRRVMELNGLPAARVYADLVGIEPHTLGPSVFARHPLAVQLGGQHYVRSIQRANADGSLSFYCAVENGIVLTAMQPAPLLDDLNNMLQGVTARLGQPSLMIGCDCFLRRMELEAVQHVEQASTLLRQSRVVGFNTYGEQHHGMHVNQTFTGVALGTLPTLGK; from the coding sequence GTGATCACTTACCCCGCTAATCACGGCACCGTTGTCGTAGCCAGCCGGTCGGCAAACGCCAAGCAGGCAGTGCAAGCGCTGGCTGAGGGCCTCAGCCATGACCACCTTGGCGGCATTATTTTTTTCTGTAGCGCCGAGTATGATTTAGAGGGTCTAGCGGCCGCGCTGGTCAGCGCCTTCCCAACGGTAACTGTCAGTGGTTGTACCACGGCAGGCGAGATTACTCCCCAGGGGTATGATCGCGGCAGCATTGTGGCGATTGGCTTTGATCGGCGAGTATTCGCTCTTGAAACGGCGCTTGTCGATGACCTGGACCGGTTCGCGCTGAGCGATGCTCAGCCGTTAGTCGATGGGTTGATTGAGCGCTGCCGTCGTCAGGCGCTGGCCCCGGTTAACGAGCATAGCTTTGCACTGACGTTACTGGATGGGCTTTCAAGCCGCGAAGAGCAGGTACTGGCAACGCTGGACGCTGCCCTGGGGCGCATACCCAGCTTCGGCGGTTCCGCCGGAGACGACAATCACTTGGCCCACACCCACGTCTATGCCCGAGGGCGTTTTCATAGCCGCGCCGCCGTGGTGGTGATGATCAACACGTGCCTGCCGTTTGAAGTGTTTTCAACTCACCACCTCATGCCGCTTAGCCATAAACTGGTGGTCACCGAAGCGGATCGCGAGCGTCGCCGTGTGATGGAATTAAACGGACTGCCTGCGGCCAGGGTTTACGCCGACTTGGTGGGGATTGAGCCTCACACCTTAGGGCCTAGCGTATTTGCACGCCATCCGCTTGCGGTTCAACTGGGTGGGCAGCATTACGTGCGCTCCATTCAACGCGCCAATGCCGATGGTAGCCTAAGCTTTTACTGTGCGGTGGAAAACGGCATCGTGCTGACTGCCATGCAGCCTGCGCCTTTGCTTGACGATCTCAACAACATGCTGCAAGGCGTCACAGCGCGGTTGGGGCAACCCTCGCTAATGATTGGCTGTGACTGTTTCTTACGCCGCATGGAGCTTGAGGCCGTCCAACATGTCGAGCAGGCGTCGACACTGCTGCGCCAGTCGCGGGTGGTGGGTTTTAACACCTACGGTGAGCAGCACCACGGCATGCATGTGAATCAAACGTTTACAGGGGTGGCCCTTGGCACTCTTCCAACTCTCGGCAAGTGA
- a CDS encoding ATP-binding response regulator, which produces MALFQLSASDDASLSSAALREENRRLRKVCQALMSRVESGSGADGAPYAAFERSVLLAEQVRERTDALHRALDELGQANIHLQAAKAEAEAANLSKTKFLAAVSHDLLQPLNAARLFVSALETHPLPEASQTLVGHVGRSLKDVEGLLGTLVDISRLDAGVLHADKAPFAVSTLLDALAEEYRQVAAVRGLSLHYVPSRVVVESDLALLARVIRNFLSNAVRYTEHGHVLLGCRRRAEGVEIMVGDTGPGIAEQQREAIFLEFQRAHNTQRQHSRGLGLGLAIVDRISAMLEQPVMLASKPGRGALFSITVPYASSHAAAAQGSVPATAVQPYDNPASPLAECVVWVIDDDAAIIDGMQALLGSWGCRVRAAATASALEAASDGETPDVLLVDYHLGEHRETGLTLAARLRRRYPGLAAVVITANHDATLSRAAREAGMHCLLKPLKPMRLRMLLVSLLTPA; this is translated from the coding sequence TTGGCACTCTTCCAACTCTCGGCAAGTGACGACGCATCGCTTAGCAGCGCTGCCTTACGCGAAGAAAATCGCCGCCTACGCAAAGTGTGTCAGGCACTGATGAGCCGTGTTGAATCAGGTAGCGGTGCGGATGGCGCACCTTATGCCGCTTTCGAGCGCTCTGTATTGCTAGCCGAACAGGTTAGGGAGCGCACTGATGCGCTGCACCGTGCCTTGGACGAATTGGGTCAGGCCAACATCCATTTGCAGGCGGCGAAAGCAGAAGCCGAAGCTGCCAACCTGTCGAAAACCAAATTTCTCGCCGCCGTCAGCCACGATCTGCTTCAGCCACTCAACGCAGCCCGTTTGTTCGTCAGTGCCTTGGAAACGCATCCCTTACCCGAAGCCTCGCAAACACTGGTTGGCCATGTGGGACGCTCGCTAAAAGATGTCGAAGGGCTTTTAGGCACGTTGGTGGATATTTCGCGTCTGGATGCTGGAGTGCTGCATGCCGATAAAGCACCGTTCGCGGTGAGCACCTTATTGGACGCACTGGCGGAAGAATACCGCCAGGTTGCTGCTGTGCGCGGCTTGAGTTTGCATTACGTGCCGTCGCGTGTGGTGGTGGAATCTGATTTGGCGCTGCTGGCGCGGGTGATTCGTAATTTTTTGAGTAACGCGGTGCGTTATACCGAGCACGGCCATGTGCTACTGGGCTGTCGTCGTCGTGCCGAGGGCGTCGAAATTATGGTGGGTGATACCGGCCCAGGGATTGCCGAGCAGCAGCGTGAGGCGATTTTTCTAGAGTTTCAGCGCGCTCATAATACTCAGCGTCAGCATAGTCGCGGGTTAGGGCTTGGCCTGGCGATCGTTGATCGTATTAGTGCCATGCTCGAACAGCCCGTCATGCTGGCCTCAAAGCCTGGGCGTGGAGCGTTATTTTCGATCACCGTGCCCTATGCCTCTTCCCATGCAGCCGCAGCCCAGGGGAGTGTACCGGCGACCGCCGTTCAGCCATACGACAATCCTGCGTCTCCACTTGCTGAATGCGTGGTGTGGGTGATTGATGACGACGCAGCGATTATCGACGGAATGCAAGCGCTTCTGGGTAGCTGGGGGTGTCGGGTGCGGGCGGCGGCGACAGCAAGTGCCTTAGAGGCGGCCAGTGATGGCGAGACGCCTGACGTGTTATTGGTTGACTATCATTTGGGTGAGCACCGCGAAACAGGGCTGACACTGGCGGCGCGACTGCGCCGTCGCTATCCAGGGCTCGCGGCGGTGGTAATTACCGCCAATCATGATGCAACCCTCAGCCGTGCCGCCCGTGAAGCGGGCATGCACTGTTTATTGAAGCCATTAAAACCGATGCGCTTGCGTATGCTGCTAGTCAGCCTTTTAACCCCCGCATAG
- a CDS encoding LuxR C-terminal-related transcriptional regulator, with amino-acid sequence MYSLLVADDHPLFRDALQVVVSSGLPNSQLLEADSLAAAIPLITEHDGLDLLLLDLSLPDAEGLDGLTRVRETYPWLPVAIISAHQERQLVLDAISLGAVGYIPKSTPREALLNALTQMLEGQLYLPAEVMRRPPTTSPSPQANTPEAAERLAGEQLAQLTDKQLSVLHCMTQGMSNKQIARELSIAETTVKTHVSAILRKLGATSRVHAIVMAGEANLPLYMASRTVR; translated from the coding sequence ATGTATTCGTTATTGGTGGCAGACGATCATCCGCTATTTCGCGACGCGCTGCAGGTCGTGGTCAGCAGCGGCTTGCCGAACAGCCAGCTGTTGGAAGCCGATAGTCTCGCCGCCGCGATTCCCCTGATCACCGAGCACGACGGCCTGGATTTATTGCTGCTGGACTTGAGCCTGCCAGATGCGGAAGGCCTCGACGGTTTAACCCGCGTGCGCGAGACCTACCCCTGGCTGCCGGTGGCCATTATTTCAGCGCATCAGGAGCGCCAGTTAGTGTTGGATGCCATTAGCTTGGGTGCCGTAGGCTATATTCCCAAATCAACGCCTAGAGAAGCACTGCTCAACGCGCTCACCCAAATGCTTGAAGGGCAACTATACCTTCCCGCCGAGGTCATGCGTCGTCCACCGACGACCTCCCCTTCGCCTCAAGCCAATACACCTGAAGCCGCCGAGCGCTTAGCGGGAGAACAGCTCGCTCAGTTAACCGACAAACAACTGTCGGTATTGCATTGCATGACCCAAGGCATGTCGAACAAGCAAATTGCCCGCGAACTAAGCATTGCCGAAACCACGGTTAAAACCCATGTCTCGGCCATCTTGCGCAAGCTGGGGGCCACCAGCCGCGTACATGCCATTGTGATGGCGGGCGAAGCTAACCTGCCGCTTTATATGGCCAGCCGAACGGTGCGTTAA
- the exaC gene encoding acetaldehyde dehydrogenase ExaC, whose amino-acid sequence MIYANPGDTGSLVSFEKRYGNYIGGEFVAPVKGQYFDNVSPVNGQVFCEIPRSSAEDIDKALDAAHAAAPAWGKTSAQERSNILLKIADRIEQNLEMLAVAETWDNGKAVRETLNADLPLAVDHFRYFAGCIRSQEGTAADIDANTVSYHFHEPLGVVGQIIPWNFPILMAVWKLAPALAAGNCVVLKPAEQTPASILKVAELVGDLLPPGVLNIVNGFGAEAGQALASSKRIAKIAFTGSTPVGSHILKCAAENIIPSTVELGGKSPNIYFADIMNAEPTFIDKAVEGLVLAFFNQGEVCTCPSRALIQESMYDEFMAKVIERTKTIKRGNPLDTDVQVGAQASQEQFDKIMSYMDIARDEGAEFLTGGNKETMDDSINSGYYIQPTLLKGNNQMRVFQEEIFGPVVAVTTFKDEEEALAIANDTEFGLGAGVWSRDINVAFRMGRGIQAGRVWTNCYHQYPAHAAFGGYKKSGVGRETHKVALEHYQQTKNLLVSYDINPLGFF is encoded by the coding sequence ATGATATACGCCAATCCTGGTGACACTGGTTCACTGGTGTCATTTGAAAAACGCTACGGCAATTACATCGGCGGCGAATTTGTTGCCCCGGTGAAGGGCCAATACTTCGATAACGTTAGCCCGGTGAACGGTCAGGTGTTTTGCGAAATCCCCCGCTCAAGCGCGGAAGATATCGACAAAGCGCTGGACGCGGCTCACGCTGCCGCCCCTGCCTGGGGCAAAACATCGGCGCAAGAGCGCAGCAATATTTTGCTGAAAATCGCCGACCGCATTGAACAAAACCTGGAAATGCTTGCCGTTGCCGAAACCTGGGACAACGGCAAAGCCGTGCGTGAAACGCTGAACGCCGATCTGCCGCTGGCGGTTGACCACTTCCGCTACTTTGCCGGCTGCATACGCTCGCAGGAAGGCACGGCGGCGGATATCGATGCCAACACGGTTTCTTATCACTTCCACGAGCCGCTGGGCGTAGTGGGCCAGATTATCCCCTGGAACTTCCCGATTCTAATGGCGGTTTGGAAGCTGGCGCCTGCACTGGCGGCGGGTAACTGCGTGGTGCTCAAGCCCGCCGAACAGACGCCGGCTTCGATTTTGAAAGTGGCTGAACTGGTCGGTGATTTGCTACCGCCAGGCGTGTTGAACATCGTCAACGGCTTTGGTGCCGAGGCGGGCCAGGCGCTGGCCAGCAGCAAACGCATCGCCAAAATCGCCTTCACAGGCTCAACCCCGGTGGGGTCGCATATTTTGAAATGTGCGGCGGAAAACATTATTCCTTCCACCGTGGAGCTGGGCGGCAAGTCGCCCAACATCTACTTCGCCGACATCATGAACGCCGAACCGACGTTTATTGATAAAGCGGTAGAGGGCTTGGTACTGGCGTTCTTTAACCAGGGCGAGGTGTGTACCTGCCCGTCTCGCGCGCTGATTCAAGAGAGCATGTACGACGAGTTCATGGCCAAGGTCATCGAGCGCACCAAAACCATCAAGCGCGGTAATCCGCTGGATACCGATGTGCAAGTAGGCGCGCAGGCTTCCCAGGAGCAGTTCGACAAGATCATGTCATACATGGATATTGCCCGCGACGAAGGTGCTGAATTCCTCACCGGTGGCAATAAAGAGACCATGGACGACAGCATCAATAGCGGGTACTACATTCAGCCCACGCTGCTGAAGGGTAATAACCAGATGCGCGTTTTCCAGGAGGAGATCTTTGGCCCGGTCGTGGCGGTGACTACCTTCAAAGACGAAGAGGAAGCGCTGGCAATCGCCAACGACACCGAGTTTGGCCTGGGCGCGGGCGTGTGGAGCCGCGATATCAACGTCGCCTTCCGTATGGGGCGCGGCATTCAAGCCGGGCGTGTATGGACCAACTGCTACCACCAGTATCCAGCCCATGCGGCATTCGGTGGCTACAAGAAATCCGGCGTTGGCCGCGAAACCCATAAAGTCGCCCTTGAGCACTATCAGCAAACTAAAAACCTGCTGGTCAGCTACGACATCAACCCGCTGGGCTTCTTCTAA
- the adhP gene encoding alcohol dehydrogenase AdhP, translating into MDSTMRAAVVRKFGQPLVIEEVDVPRPKQGEVLMQVAASGVCHTDLHAAHGDWPVKPSPPFIPGHEGVGHIVAVGEGVSHVKEGDRIGVPWLYSACGYCEHCLGGWETLCESQQNTGYSVNGGFADYTLADAGYVGRLPDAVDFIEIAPVLCAGVTVYKGLKMTDTRPGQWVVISGIGGLGHMAVQYAKAMGLNVAAVDIDDGKLALAERLGATVTVNAMKTDPAAYLKKTIGGAHGALVTAVSPKAFDQAQNMLRRGGTLVLNGLPPGDFPLPIFSTVLNGITIRGSIVGTRSDLQEALDFAAEGKVKATVATDTLDNINDVFQRMIDGKIEGRIVLDMAS; encoded by the coding sequence ATGGATAGCACAATGCGCGCGGCGGTCGTTCGTAAGTTTGGCCAGCCGCTGGTCATTGAAGAAGTTGACGTACCTCGCCCTAAGCAGGGCGAAGTGTTGATGCAAGTGGCGGCCTCTGGCGTTTGCCATACCGATTTACACGCTGCTCACGGCGATTGGCCGGTAAAACCCTCACCGCCGTTTATTCCAGGGCACGAAGGCGTTGGGCATATAGTGGCGGTGGGGGAAGGTGTCTCCCACGTCAAAGAGGGCGATCGTATCGGCGTACCCTGGCTCTATTCGGCCTGCGGCTACTGCGAGCACTGCTTGGGCGGTTGGGAGACACTTTGCGAGTCCCAGCAAAATACCGGTTACAGCGTTAACGGCGGGTTTGCCGACTACACCTTGGCGGATGCGGGCTATGTAGGGCGATTACCCGATGCCGTCGATTTTATCGAAATAGCTCCGGTACTGTGTGCGGGAGTGACGGTTTATAAAGGCTTGAAGATGACCGATACCCGCCCCGGCCAGTGGGTGGTGATTTCGGGCATTGGTGGCCTGGGCCATATGGCGGTGCAGTACGCCAAAGCCATGGGGTTGAATGTTGCTGCGGTGGATATCGATGACGGCAAGCTAGCCCTGGCCGAGCGGTTGGGCGCCACGGTAACCGTCAACGCCATGAAAACTGACCCAGCGGCCTACCTGAAGAAAACCATCGGTGGTGCTCACGGTGCCTTGGTGACAGCGGTGTCGCCGAAGGCGTTTGATCAAGCGCAAAACATGCTGCGCCGTGGCGGTACACTGGTGCTTAATGGCCTGCCACCCGGTGATTTCCCGCTGCCGATTTTCAGCACGGTGCTTAACGGTATTACCATTCGCGGCTCTATCGTCGGCACGCGCAGCGACCTGCAGGAAGCCCTGGATTTCGCCGCCGAAGGTAAGGTTAAGGCCACGGTGGCAACCGACACGCTGGATAATATCAACGACGTTTTCCAGCGCATGATCGACGGCAAAATAGAAGGCCGTATTGTGCTCGATATGGCGAGTTGA
- the dauA gene encoding C4-dicarboxylic acid transporter DauA — protein sequence MSRRHHTKEYVFPMPGSALVSAWREGYTLATLKRDVMAGLTIGVVAVPLSMALAIATGVPPQHGLYTAIVAGAVIALTGGSRFNISGPTAAFVVILFPIVANHGLGGLLIATLMAGAILVALGLSRLGSLIQYVPYPVILGFTAGIGVVIALLQLPDFLGLAGVELGDSTLHNLMLIGQALPSLSLAEVSVGLVTLATLLIWPRLNTPIPAPLVGLALGTLAAALLLMGGVEVDTIASRFSWEFEGQTGSGIPPFAPSFNAPWHFPGADGAPLEINFALIQALLGPALAIALLAAIESLLCAVVADGLTRTRHDPNAELIGQGLGNLVVPFFGGITATAALARTATNIKSGAFSPIAALVHSVVVLLAVVALAGVLGYVPMAALAALLFIIAWNMSEARHFLHTLKSAPASDVSVLVICFALTVVFDMVIAVAVGIGLAAALFIRRMAQLTHTQRLDPPDSDQHFPPEVALYKISGPLFFGAAEKAIATLRVIDHGVRVVILDMRDVPSLDTTAMVALDSLRRELGEQDVGVIFAGLPPRMALKIKRAGIKREAGKLAVVSNLAHAERMTRRWLGDRATVSAE from the coding sequence ATGTCCCGCCGCCATCACACCAAGGAATACGTCTTTCCCATGCCCGGCAGCGCGCTCGTCAGCGCCTGGCGTGAAGGGTATACGCTGGCCACATTAAAGCGCGATGTAATGGCGGGGCTGACGATTGGCGTGGTAGCGGTCCCCCTATCGATGGCACTGGCAATTGCCACGGGCGTGCCGCCCCAGCATGGGCTTTACACCGCCATCGTCGCGGGGGCAGTGATTGCCTTAACCGGTGGTTCGCGGTTTAACATCTCCGGTCCCACGGCCGCCTTTGTGGTCATTCTATTTCCCATTGTGGCCAACCACGGTCTGGGTGGACTGCTGATTGCCACACTAATGGCAGGCGCCATTTTGGTGGCGCTGGGGCTGTCGCGGCTGGGCAGCCTGATTCAGTACGTTCCCTACCCGGTTATCCTGGGCTTTACTGCGGGCATCGGCGTGGTCATTGCGCTGCTGCAACTGCCTGACTTTCTTGGCTTAGCTGGCGTGGAGCTAGGCGATAGCACCCTGCACAACCTAATGCTGATTGGTCAAGCGCTGCCCAGCCTGTCGCTAGCAGAGGTCAGCGTCGGGCTTGTTACCTTAGCAACGCTGCTGATCTGGCCCCGCCTGAACACGCCAATCCCTGCCCCACTGGTTGGCTTGGCGCTGGGTACCCTGGCCGCAGCGCTGCTGCTGATGGGTGGCGTTGAGGTCGATACTATCGCCTCGCGGTTTAGCTGGGAGTTCGAAGGTCAAACCGGCAGCGGCATTCCACCCTTTGCGCCTAGTTTTAACGCACCTTGGCATTTTCCAGGCGCAGATGGTGCTCCACTTGAGATCAACTTTGCTCTGATTCAGGCACTGCTTGGCCCGGCACTGGCGATTGCACTACTGGCAGCGATTGAATCGCTGCTGTGTGCCGTGGTGGCGGATGGACTAACCCGCACACGCCATGACCCTAACGCTGAGCTAATTGGCCAGGGGCTGGGCAATTTAGTCGTGCCCTTTTTTGGCGGCATTACCGCCACGGCGGCACTTGCCCGCACGGCAACTAATATCAAAAGCGGGGCTTTCTCACCTATCGCCGCCTTGGTGCACTCAGTGGTGGTATTACTCGCTGTAGTCGCCCTGGCGGGGGTGTTGGGATATGTACCCATGGCTGCACTCGCCGCCCTGCTATTTATTATTGCCTGGAACATGAGCGAGGCGCGCCACTTTTTGCATACGCTAAAAAGTGCCCCCGCCAGCGATGTATCAGTGCTGGTAATCTGCTTTGCGCTGACGGTGGTTTTCGACATGGTCATCGCGGTGGCCGTGGGTATTGGCCTAGCGGCAGCACTATTTATCCGCCGTATGGCACAGCTGACCCATACCCAGCGTTTAGATCCGCCCGATTCTGACCAGCACTTCCCTCCGGAAGTAGCGCTCTACAAAATCAGCGGACCGCTGTTTTTTGGCGCGGCCGAAAAGGCCATTGCCACGCTGCGGGTAATTGATCACGGCGTTCGGGTTGTCATTTTGGATATGCGCGATGTGCCAAGCCTGGATACCACCGCCATGGTGGCGCTGGACAGCCTGCGCCGGGAACTAGGAGAGCAAGACGTAGGCGTTATTTTTGCTGGGCTGCCGCCGCGTATGGCGCTAAAAATTAAACGCGCGGGCATTAAGCGCGAAGCAGGTAAGTTAGCGGTCGTCAGCAATCTAGCCCACGCCGAGCGCATGACACGTCGCTGGCTGGGTGATAGAGCTACTGTGAGTGCTGAGTAG
- a CDS encoding LysR substrate-binding domain-containing protein has protein sequence MDTRQLRTFIAISEHGTFARAAQAVNLTPSAVSQQIHALEQELDTPLFNRASRPPSLNLRGLQMLETAKKVLSLVDETRGVLSERRMTSTLNIGSVRTSTIGLLPRAIVALRKEYPELNVNLRVGMSSSLISDVNADRLDLAVVAEHSSVSRNMLWSPFIREPLVVIAPPGTPEMPVKQLLEELPFVRFGSDVPLAALINNELARLGVEIEEIAEIDTIPAIVECVAAGLGAGIVPDIAVRENGRDMLTLPFGDPQVFRQIGVIHRAGSAKSELLVAMHNKLAEMAGEFGIFRREPT, from the coding sequence ATGGATACACGCCAACTACGTACTTTCATCGCGATTTCTGAACACGGCACCTTTGCGCGGGCAGCCCAGGCAGTAAATCTAACTCCCTCAGCCGTCAGTCAACAGATTCATGCACTAGAACAGGAGTTGGACACCCCTCTTTTCAATCGAGCTTCACGCCCGCCAAGCTTGAACCTGCGTGGGTTGCAGATGCTAGAAACCGCAAAGAAAGTACTGAGCTTGGTGGATGAAACACGAGGTGTGCTTTCTGAACGCCGTATGACCAGCACGCTCAACATCGGCTCAGTACGAACCAGTACCATCGGCTTACTGCCGCGTGCCATCGTCGCACTACGTAAAGAATATCCAGAACTCAATGTAAATCTGCGCGTTGGCATGTCTTCGTCGCTGATTAGCGACGTTAATGCCGACAGGCTGGACCTCGCGGTAGTAGCGGAACATTCCAGTGTATCGCGCAACATGCTCTGGTCGCCGTTCATCCGAGAACCACTGGTGGTTATTGCACCGCCCGGCACCCCGGAAATGCCTGTCAAACAACTGCTGGAGGAACTTCCCTTCGTCCGGTTCGGAAGCGACGTGCCGTTAGCCGCTCTGATCAACAACGAATTAGCCCGCTTGGGGGTCGAAATAGAGGAAATAGCCGAAATTGATACTATACCGGCCATTGTAGAGTGCGTAGCAGCTGGGCTTGGTGCGGGGATCGTGCCAGATATCGCCGTGCGTGAGAACGGGCGTGACATGCTGACACTGCCATTCGGCGATCCTCAGGTTTTTCGCCAGATTGGCGTGATTCACCGGGCTGGATCGGCCAAATCGGAACTGCTGGTAGCGATGCATAACAAGCTGGCCGAAATGGCTGGCGAGTTCGGTATCTTCCGGAGAGAGCCTACCTAA
- a CDS encoding hydroxyacid dehydrogenase has translation MATQKSILVTGPHLAHKARQMAESAGYTVIHTPAYPSEGTLEEYIERHDPVGVVSRMGQFTAKAAAAGKSLRVISKHGAGVDNIDVSAATAQGVQVLRAAGANAVSVAEHTAALIFATVKQIVPLDKGMRAGRWEKPDFEGRELAGMRLGLIGAGAIAQATARVVDGLGFELTVFDPFASSDCIAAMGGRRAEHLEDLLRESDIVSLHCPLTEQTHHLLNAETLRLIPRGGYVINTARGGLIDEEVLLEALENGHLAGAGLDTFAEEPPSKVSPLMCSERVVLSPHIGGVTEEAGARVGMLAVGGIIELLAGRSLPPDRLVNDVSGLRNLSTTAEQ, from the coding sequence TTGGCGACGCAAAAGTCGATTCTGGTGACAGGCCCTCACTTAGCCCATAAGGCTCGGCAAATGGCCGAGTCTGCAGGTTACACCGTCATACACACTCCAGCTTATCCTTCTGAGGGGACGCTGGAAGAGTATATCGAACGTCACGATCCTGTAGGCGTCGTTTCCCGGATGGGGCAGTTTACTGCCAAGGCAGCGGCAGCGGGGAAATCATTGAGGGTGATCTCCAAGCACGGTGCGGGGGTTGACAATATTGATGTCAGCGCTGCAACGGCCCAGGGCGTACAGGTGTTGCGTGCTGCCGGGGCGAATGCCGTCTCGGTTGCCGAGCATACCGCTGCGCTGATTTTTGCCACCGTCAAGCAGATCGTTCCGCTTGATAAGGGCATGCGTGCCGGTCGCTGGGAGAAGCCTGATTTCGAGGGGCGGGAACTGGCGGGTATGCGGCTGGGGCTGATCGGGGCTGGTGCCATAGCCCAAGCCACCGCTCGGGTCGTTGATGGACTGGGATTCGAGTTAACGGTTTTCGATCCCTTTGCCTCGTCCGATTGCATTGCCGCCATGGGAGGCCGGCGGGCGGAGCATCTGGAAGATCTGCTGCGAGAGTCGGATATTGTCAGCCTGCATTGCCCTTTGACCGAACAGACTCATCATTTATTGAACGCCGAAACTTTGCGTCTCATACCCCGTGGCGGCTATGTCATTAACACGGCGCGTGGTGGCCTGATCGATGAGGAGGTGTTGCTTGAAGCGCTGGAGAATGGCCATCTCGCGGGGGCGGGCCTGGATACCTTTGCAGAAGAGCCACCCAGTAAAGTCAGTCCGCTGATGTGCTCCGAGCGCGTGGTGCTGAGCCCGCACATTGGCGGTGTTACCGAGGAAGCCGGTGCCCGCGTCGGTATGCTCGCCGTTGGCGGAATCATCGAACTGCTCGCAGGCCGCTCGCTGCCACCAGACCGTTTGGTCAATGACGTTTCCGGATTGCGCAACCTGTCGACCACTGCAGAGCAGTGA
- a CDS encoding RraA family protein: MTTGNRIFKRVRRVNAPTVLDYSALPVANVSDCMSRIFAGGPALRPMHREGVLAGPALTVRTRPGDNLMLHKAIDMAEPGDVIVCDAGGDMTNALMGELMLAQAIKRGVAGFVLNGALRDLDAFRELNLPTYAVGVTHRGPYKNGPGEINTPINLGGMVIEPGDLILGDSDGVLSVPFVDLEAVLAAAKAKGAAEEKQMAAIEAGTIDRTWVNRALEASGCAFVGD, translated from the coding sequence ATGACCACCGGTAACAGAATCTTCAAACGTGTGCGTCGAGTCAATGCGCCGACCGTCCTCGACTATTCGGCACTGCCGGTCGCCAATGTCAGCGACTGCATGTCGCGCATCTTCGCCGGAGGGCCAGCGTTGCGGCCGATGCATCGCGAAGGTGTGCTAGCCGGGCCGGCGCTGACCGTGCGTACGCGGCCTGGCGATAACCTGATGCTGCACAAGGCAATCGATATGGCAGAGCCGGGTGACGTGATCGTCTGCGATGCCGGTGGGGATATGACCAATGCGCTGATGGGTGAACTGATGCTGGCCCAGGCCATCAAGCGGGGCGTGGCCGGTTTTGTGCTGAATGGTGCATTACGTGATCTTGACGCCTTCCGCGAGCTCAATCTGCCGACTTATGCAGTGGGTGTGACGCATCGCGGTCCCTACAAGAACGGACCGGGGGAGATCAATACCCCGATCAACCTCGGCGGCATGGTGATCGAACCCGGCGACCTAATCCTTGGAGACTCCGATGGCGTGTTGTCAGTTCCCTTCGTCGACCTCGAGGCGGTATTGGCGGCGGCCAAGGCCAAAGGCGCGGCGGAGGAGAAACAAATGGCCGCAATTGAGGCGGGTACCATTGACCGCACCTGGGTGAATCGGGCGCTGGAAGCCTCGGGTTGTGCATTTGTTGGAGACTGA